In Saccharicrinis fermentans DSM 9555 = JCM 21142, a genomic segment contains:
- the yidD gene encoding membrane protein insertion efficiency factor YidD, which translates to MNIQLLSKLWDCIRMTLVFVLIIPIKIYQWTISPLLGASCRYTPTCSAYSIQALKKHGPIKGSYLAIKRILSCNPWGGHGHDPVP; encoded by the coding sequence ATGAACATCCAGTTACTGAGTAAGTTATGGGATTGTATCCGTATGACTCTTGTTTTTGTTTTAATCATTCCTATTAAAATATATCAATGGACTATATCGCCATTGTTGGGTGCTTCGTGTCGATATACGCCAACATGCTCAGCATATAGTATACAAGCTTTAAAAAAACATGGGCCGATAAAAGGAAGTTATCTGGCCATAAAAAGAATATTAAGTTGTAATCCTTGGGGAGGTCATGGGCATGATCCTGTGCCATAG
- the rbfA gene encoding 30S ribosome-binding factor RbfA codes for METTRQKKISRLLQRELSEIFLREAKPLTLGAMVSVSKVRVSPDLGLAKAYISIFPTDKKDDIYKEIDKGTSGIRRHLGMRVGKQLRVVPNLQFFVDDSLDYIDNIDRLLKE; via the coding sequence ATGGAAACTACCAGACAAAAGAAGATATCGAGGTTGTTACAGCGTGAGTTAAGTGAAATATTTTTACGTGAAGCCAAACCATTAACCTTGGGCGCGATGGTGTCTGTTTCAAAAGTGAGGGTGTCTCCTGACTTGGGGTTAGCCAAAGCTTATATCAGTATTTTCCCTACCGATAAAAAGGATGATATTTATAAGGAAATAGACAAGGGCACCTCCGGAATACGAAGACACCTGGGTATGAGAGTGGGTAAACAATTGAGGGTGGTACCGAATTTGCAATTTTTTGTGGATGATTCGTTAGATTACATTGATAATATAGACCGTTTGTTAAAAGAATAG